The DNA window GACGTCCACCCGCAGGCCGAACTCCACCGCGGTCTCCGCGGTCTTCGGCCCGATGCACGCGACGAGCGTGCGGGTGTGCGGCTTGCCCGCGATGCCGACCAGGTTCCGCACGGTCGACGACGAGGTGAAGCACACCGCGTCGAACCCGCCGGTCTTGATCATCTCGCGGGTCTCGGCCGGCGGCGGCGCGGCGCGCACGGTCCGGTAGGCCGTGACGTCGTCGATCTCCCAGCCGCGGTCGCGCAGCCCGGCGGACAGCGTCTCGGTGGCGATGTCGGCACGCGGCAGGAGCACGCGGTCGACCGGGTCGAGCACGTCGTCGTACGGCGGGAAGTCCGCGAGCAGGCCCTCGCTCGACTGCTCGCCCGAGGGCACCAGCTCCGGGATGATGCCGAACGAGCGCACCTTCGCCGCGGTCGACTCGCCGACGCAGGCGATCTTCACGCCCGAGAACGCGCGCGCGTCGAGGCCGAACTCCTCGAACTTCTCCCACACCGCGCGCACCGCGTTCGTCGAGGTGAACACGATCCACTGGTAGCGGCCGTCGACAAGGCCCTTCACCGAGCGCTCCATCTGCGCCGGGCTGCGGGGCGGCTCCACCGAGATCGTCGGCACCTCGTGCGAGGTCGCGCCGTGCCCGCGCAGGCGCTCGGCCATCTCGCCCGCCTGCTCCTTGGTGCGCGGCACCAGCACCTTCCAGCCGTACAGCGCGCGCGACTCCCACCAGGACAGCTTCGAGCGCTGACCGGCGGCGGCGCCGACGGTCACCACGAGCGGCCCGACCAGCTCGCCCGCGTCCTGCGCGAGCGAAGCCAGCGTGGTGTCCACGGTGCGCTGGGTGTTGATGGTGCCGTTCGAGGTCACCGCGACCGGGGTCTGCGGGGCGAGGCCGTGCTCGCCGAGTGCCGACGCGGCCTCCGCGAGGTGGCTCGACGTGGCGTGCAGCACGATCGTGCCGGGCGTCGCGGCGAGGCCGGCCCAGTCGACGTCACCGCGGACGTCGACCTCGGTGTGCGTGCCGCCGAGCGCGACACCCGCGTAGGCGGGCACCGCGGCACCGGGCGAGACGCCGGGGATGACGTCGAACACCGCGCTGGTGCGCGAAACCGCCTGCACCTCGGCGACGACGGCGGGCTGGGTCAGCGGGTCGCCCGCGACCAGGCGCAGCACGAGCCTGCCCGCCTTGGCCTCCGCGGTCAGGTCCTTCGCGACGTCGCCTGGCTCACCGACGGCGGGGCGCACTTCGGCCTCCGCGCCGGCGAAGGCCAGCACTCCGGCTGGCACGTCGGGATCGGTCACCACGACCTCGGCCTTGGCGAGCAGCTCCTGGGCACGGACGGTCAGCAGACCGGCGTCGCCAGGACCCGAGCCCACGAAGGCGACGCGCCCAGTGGTCTTTCGAGCGGGGGTCATCGTTTCTCGTTTCTCCTCATCAATCGGCCGCTTCACTCGGCCTTCTCCACCGCTGCCTTCGATGCGGTTCAGCAGGTCTTTCTTCGTCAGTTCACTGTGCGTTGGGACCGGACAGGACGCCGGCGCCGAGGTCGAGCAGCTCCGCGGCGACCTCGCGGCCGAGCTTGCCGGCCTGGTCCTTTTCGGCGACGCCCGAAGCACGCAGCATCTCGACGGACTCGCCGGGATCACCGTCGAACCCGGCGGCGGCCACACCGCGCAGCGAGATGCGTTCGATCACCGCGCCGTCGGCGTCGAGGTCTTCCACCACTTCCGCGAGCGCGCCCACCGGCGCGCTGCAGCCCACTTCGAGGGTCGCCAGCATGGCGCGTTCCGCGGTGACCGCGAGCCGGGTCGTCTCGTCGTCCACCGTCGAGCGGAGCAGGTGCTCGACGTCGAAATCGTCGACGCGGCATTCGATCGCGAGCGCGCCCTGCGCGGGCGCGGGCAGCATCTGGATCGGGTCGACGGTCTCGGTGATCGCGTCCGTGCGGCCGATCCGGTCGAGCCCCGCCTTCGCCAGCACGACCGCGTCGAACTCGCCGTCGGTGACCTTGCGCATCCTGGTGTCGATGTTGCCCCTGATCGCGACGACCTCGAGCCCGAGGCCCAGCGCGCGCAGCTGCGCCATGCGGCGGTGCGAGCCGGTGCCGACCCGCGAGCCGGGGGGCAGCTCGCCGAGCGTCAGCCCGTCCCTGGCGACCAGCGCGTCGCGCGGGTCCGCGCGCGGCGGGACCGCGGCGATCACGAGGCCGGGTTCCGGCGCGGTCGGCAGGTCCTTGTAGGAGTGCACGGCGACGTCGATCGTCTTCGCGGCGAGCGCCTCCCGCAGCGCGGAGGTGAACACGCCGACGCCGATCTGGGCGATCGGCGCGGACGACCGGTCGCCGGGGGTGCTCACTTCGACGATCTCGACGGTCGCCCCGGCCTGTTCGAGCGCGGCCGCGATCGTGCCGGTCTGGGCGAGCGCGAGCTTGCTGGCCCGCGTGCCGATCCTGATGGTCCTAGACATGCTTTTCACCGTCTGCCTTGTTCGCCTTCGGGCTCGCGACCGCGGCAGGCGCCTGCGGGTCCAGCCCGAACAGTTCTCGCAACGCGTCCGCGTAGTCGGTGGTCCCCGCGTTCTCGGCCGCGAGCTGCTTCACCCGCACCGTCGGCGCGTGCAGCAGTTTGTCCACCACGCGGTGCACCGTCCTGCCGAGTTCCTCGCGCACCACGCCGTCCAGCTCGGGGAGCCGGTTGTCGAGCCGCAGGAGCTCCGCGTCGACGACCTCGGCCGCGCGCTTGCGCAACGCCGTGACCGTCGGGGTGACCTCGGCGCTGCGCTGCCCGGCCAGGTACGCCCTGACCTCGTCGAGCACGATCCCGGTCGCGCGCGCGGTCTGCTTCGCGGTGCTGACGCCCCCGGTCTCGTCCATCCGGCGGCGGACGGTCTCCAAGTCGACCAGCTCGACGTCCGCGACCGCGGTCACGCCGGGGTCCACGTCGCGCGGGAGCCCGAGGTCGCAGATCACCAGCGGGCGGCCGGCCCTCGGCAGCACGTGGTCGGAATTCAGTACCGATGCATGCGCACCGGTACAGCACAGCACCACGTCGGCTTCGGTGACCGCGGCCGTCAGATCCGCCATCGGCACCGCGGTCGCGGGCACGCCCTGTTCGGTCACCGACGCGGCGAGCCGCTCGGCGTTCGCGAAGGTGCGGTTCGCCACCACGATCGACCCGATCTCGGCCTTGCGCAGCTGCGACGCGGTCAACGCGCCCATCGAGCCGGCGCCCACGATCAGGGCGCGCTTGCCCGAGACGTCCCCGGCCTCGGCGAGCGCCTGCGACACGACCGACGCGCCGAGCGCGTCGAGGCCGGTCTCGCTGTGCACCCGCTTGCCGACCCGCAAGGTGGACTGGATCAGCTCGTGCAGCGTGCGGCCGACGGTGCCCGCTTCGCGCGCGGTGGCGTAGGCGGCGCGCACCTGGCCGAGGATCTGGGTCTCGCCGACGACCATCGAGTCCAGCCCGGACGCGACCGAGTACAGGTGCTCGACGGCCGCACCGGCGTAGTGCACGTACATGCTGTCGTACAGCGCGGCAGGCTCGACCCCGGCCTGGCGGGCGAGCACGGCCGAAATATCGGCGAGGCCGCCGTGGAAGGCCTCGACCACCGCGTAGACCTCGATGCGGTTGCACGTGGAAACGAGCATGACCTCGCTCACGTGCTCCGCCTGCTGCAGTTCGTACAGCGCCTTCGGCACCTCGGCGGCCGGCACCGCGACCCGCTCGAGCGTCGCGAGGTCCGCGGTGCGGTGCGAAAGTCCCACAGCCAGCACGCTCATCGTGCGGACCCCCTCGTCGTGTCCGTGCTCACCGCACCACCATTCCGTTGCCGAGCCGGAGCCCATCGCTCCCGGACCCATTGTCCCCCCGCCGGGCATCGTTCAGTTTTTCGTCCGCGCGCCGCGCCACGTGGAAGGACAGGATCTGCAGTTCGACCGCGAGATCCACCTTCCGCACCTCGATGTGCTCCGGCACCTGCAGCACCACCGGCGCGAAGTTCAGGATGCACTGGACACCACCCGCGACCAGCCGGTCGCACACCGACTGCGCGGCCGTCGGCGGCGTCGCGATGACCCCGATCGAGATCTCCCGCTCGGCGCACACCCTGGGGATGTCGTCGAGGTGGGACACCGGCAGCCCGCCGACCGGCACCCCGATCAGGTCGGGATCGACGTCGAAGAGCGCGTCGACGGGGAACCCCCGGCCGGGGAACCCGCCGTAGTTGGCCAACGCGTGGCCGAGGTTACCGATTCCGACCACGGCCACCTTGTGCTTGCGGGTCAGCCCCAGCGTCCGCTCGATCTGCCCGACGAGCACCGCGACGTCGTAGCCGACCCCGCGGGTGCCGTAGGAACCGAGGTACGAAAGGTCTTTCCGCAGCTTCGCCGAGTTGACGCCGGCTGCGGTCGAAAGCTCCTCGCTGGAGACCGTGGTGCCGCCCTGCTCCTGCATCGCGGACAGCACCCGCAGGTAGACGGCGAGCCGCGCGACGGCGGCTTCCGGGATCGCCTTCGCCCGGACCGCGTCGCCCTCACCAGCGGGAACGGCGGGCATCTCGGCGGTGGGCGCGTTGTCGGCGTCCGGTCCCGCCAGGGGTTTGACCGCGGCTCGCGTGCGCTTGTGCGCGGCTTCGGCGCCGTTTCGCCGGCCTCGCTGTGCCACCACGCTGGCTCTCCTTCACCGCATCACGAGCATCGGTTCGGACGGGGCGAACACCGGTCGCCCGAAACTGACCCTTGACCTCGCGGGCCGTCTCCGGTTCGATGCCCGGGGCCGCACGGGGTACCGGCAATACGGTAGCCACTTGTGAACGCAGGCACAAAGTCACTGGTCGTGAGCATGACCAGGGGCACATTCCGGCCCGCCGCGCACGGGAACGCCCGGGGCGGCGCGGGCCGCCCCGGGCGTTTTCACCGACCGATTCGCCGTTACTTGTTGGTACCGGGCATCAGAACCTTGCCGATGACGAACACGGTCGCGTTCTTGACCGGCACGTTCCCGCACAGCACCGGGGCGCCGTTCACGGTCATCTTGTCGCCGGAGCCCGCGATCTTCAGGTCGCCGCCCTCGGCGCCGTCGAGCGTCGGGACCATGCCCGCCGCCTCGAGGCCCTTCGCGTCGTAGCGCTTCGGCACGACGTGGTACTTGAGGATCTTGGTCAGGTCGGCGGGCTTACCGGCCAGCTCGGTGAACTTGGCGTCGCCGAGTTCCTTGAACGCCGGGTCGTCCGCGGGCGCGAACACGGTCAGCTCCTGAGCGCTGTTCAACGGGTCCACCAGGTTGGTGGCCTTCACCGCGGTGACCAGCTTGGTCAGCAGCGGGTTGTTGCTCGCGGCGGTGGCGACCGGATCGGACACCATGCCGTCCACCGAGCCGGGGCCGGTGGCGGGGACCTTCGAACACGCCGGGCCGAAGACGTCGGCCTTGGTGGTCACCCCGGTGCCCGCGGGCGCGGCGGCCGAGCTGGACGACATCGGCGAACTGGGCGCGGGCGCGCTGCTGCTGTTGTTGCCGCTGCCCGACCCGCTGTCGCTGCCGCAGGCAGCCATCGAGAACGCGGCGACGGTGGCAACGCCGAGCCCGGCGACGCGACGCAGATTGCTCACGGGAAATCAACTCCATTCACGTCCGGAAAGGGCCGGACACCGCTGACGACTTTGTTGTCAGCAGGCATTCGGTCCCGGACAGAAGTTGGCTTGCCGCACGTTCGAGTTAATCGAGCATTTTTTCGCGAGCACCGGGTTTCGCGATCATTGCGCGTCGAAAACGACGGTGTGCCAGCCGGTGGCTCCGTCCGGAACGGTGCTCGCGCGCTGTTCCGTCTGCGTGTAACCCAGTTTGTCCGTCGCGCGCACCGCCACGGTGTGGCTGCCCTTCGGCACGTCCGCCAGCAGGTGCCACATCCGCCACGTGTTGTCGTTGAACACAGTGGACAGTTCGGCCGCCTGCCACGGCCCGTTGTCGAGCCGCACTTCGACCTTTTCGATCCCGGTCGTCTGCGCCCACGCGATCCCGGAAACGGTGACCTTGCCCGCGGGCAGGCTCTGGAACCCTTGCGGGGAGTCGATCCTGGACATCGTCTTGATCGGCCCCTGCTCGCCCCAGCCGCGGTCGAGCCAGTAGCCGCGCCGCGCCTGCCACGTGGTCAGTTCGAGATCCGCGACCCATTTCGTGCCGGAAACGTACCCGTAGAGACCCGGGATCACGATGCGCGCCGGGAAACCGTGTTCGAGCGGCAGCGGCTCGCCGTTCATGCCGATCGCGAGCATCGCGCCGCGTTTCGGGTCCAGCGCGGCCTCGACCGGGCTGCCGCAGGTCCAGCCGTCGGAACTGGTCGCGAAAAGCTGCTGCGCGCCCGGCTGGACCCCGGCCTCGTCCAGCAGATCCCGCAACCACACGCCGACGAAGTTCGCGGTCGAAATGTAGGGGCCGCCGACCTCGTTCGAAACGCAGGTCATGGTCACCGTCTGTTCGACGAGCGGGCGGTTCCGGATCTCGGTGTAGTCGAAGGTGACTTCCCGGTCGACCATTCCGTGCACGCGCAGGCTCCAGTCCTCGGCGCGCACCTGCGGGACCACCAATGCGGTGTCGATGCGGTAGAAGTCCTTGTTCGGGGTGATGAACGGCGGCGTGCCGAGCTTGGCGAAATCGGCGTCGGCCGGGATCGGCGGCGCCGCCTTCGCCGGCGTGAGCTTCCCGACCATCGCGCGCGAACTCTCCGCGTCGTTCGCCGACCCGATGAACTGACCGGCGAGCGCGGCGACCCCGGCCCCGGCGGCGAC is part of the Amycolatopsis sp. CA-230715 genome and encodes:
- a CDS encoding uroporphyrinogen-III synthase — translated: MTPARKTTGRVAFVGSGPGDAGLLTVRAQELLAKAEVVVTDPDVPAGVLAFAGAEAEVRPAVGEPGDVAKDLTAEAKAGRLVLRLVAGDPLTQPAVVAEVQAVSRTSAVFDVIPGVSPGAAVPAYAGVALGGTHTEVDVRGDVDWAGLAATPGTIVLHATSSHLAEAASALGEHGLAPQTPVAVTSNGTINTQRTVDTTLASLAQDAGELVGPLVVTVGAAAGQRSKLSWWESRALYGWKVLVPRTKEQAGEMAERLRGHGATSHEVPTISVEPPRSPAQMERSVKGLVDGRYQWIVFTSTNAVRAVWEKFEEFGLDARAFSGVKIACVGESTAAKVRSFGIIPELVPSGEQSSEGLLADFPPYDDVLDPVDRVLLPRADIATETLSAGLRDRGWEIDDVTAYRTVRAAPPPAETREMIKTGGFDAVCFTSSSTVRNLVGIAGKPHTRTLVACIGPKTAETAVEFGLRVDVQPEKADVPHLVDALAEHAARLRAEGALPPPRKAKRARRS
- the hemC gene encoding hydroxymethylbilane synthase is translated as MSRTIRIGTRASKLALAQTGTIAAALEQAGATVEIVEVSTPGDRSSAPIAQIGVGVFTSALREALAAKTIDVAVHSYKDLPTAPEPGLVIAAVPPRADPRDALVARDGLTLGELPPGSRVGTGSHRRMAQLRALGLGLEVVAIRGNIDTRMRKVTDGEFDAVVLAKAGLDRIGRTDAITETVDPIQMLPAPAQGALAIECRVDDFDVEHLLRSTVDDETTRLAVTAERAMLATLEVGCSAPVGALAEVVEDLDADGAVIERISLRGVAAAGFDGDPGESVEMLRASGVAEKDQAGKLGREVAAELLDLGAGVLSGPNAQ
- a CDS encoding glutamyl-tRNA reductase produces the protein MSVLAVGLSHRTADLATLERVAVPAAEVPKALYELQQAEHVSEVMLVSTCNRIEVYAVVEAFHGGLADISAVLARQAGVEPAALYDSMYVHYAGAAVEHLYSVASGLDSMVVGETQILGQVRAAYATAREAGTVGRTLHELIQSTLRVGKRVHSETGLDALGASVVSQALAEAGDVSGKRALIVGAGSMGALTASQLRKAEIGSIVVANRTFANAERLAASVTEQGVPATAVPMADLTAAVTEADVVLCCTGAHASVLNSDHVLPRAGRPLVICDLGLPRDVDPGVTAVADVELVDLETVRRRMDETGGVSTAKQTARATGIVLDEVRAYLAGQRSAEVTPTVTALRKRAAEVVDAELLRLDNRLPELDGVVREELGRTVHRVVDKLLHAPTVRVKQLAAENAGTTDYADALRELFGLDPQAPAAVASPKANKADGEKHV
- a CDS encoding redox-sensing transcriptional repressor Rex, which translates into the protein MVAQRGRRNGAEAAHKRTRAAVKPLAGPDADNAPTAEMPAVPAGEGDAVRAKAIPEAAVARLAVYLRVLSAMQEQGGTTVSSEELSTAAGVNSAKLRKDLSYLGSYGTRGVGYDVAVLVGQIERTLGLTRKHKVAVVGIGNLGHALANYGGFPGRGFPVDALFDVDPDLIGVPVGGLPVSHLDDIPRVCAEREISIGVIATPPTAAQSVCDRLVAGGVQCILNFAPVVLQVPEHIEVRKVDLAVELQILSFHVARRADEKLNDARRGDNGSGSDGLRLGNGMVVR
- a CDS encoding fasciclin domain-containing protein; protein product: MSNLRRVAGLGVATVAAFSMAACGSDSGSGSGNNSSSAPAPSSPMSSSSAAAPAGTGVTTKADVFGPACSKVPATGPGSVDGMVSDPVATAASNNPLLTKLVTAVKATNLVDPLNSAQELTVFAPADDPAFKELGDAKFTELAGKPADLTKILKYHVVPKRYDAKGLEAAGMVPTLDGAEGGDLKIAGSGDKMTVNGAPVLCGNVPVKNATVFVIGKVLMPGTNK
- a CDS encoding molybdopterin-dependent oxidoreductase, with protein sequence MGKWWAALLGVVALAAALGAGQLVAAFVGTTASPFLAVANFVIDHSPQPIVKWAERTLETWDKPVLKLGLGVLLVVFAMLAGLFSRRKPLPGQLVIGILGAAGIAAVYVRQDLGPVALLAPVVTLLAGIGVFTRLHSLALRTPSVAGGAGDGTTRRQFLVTTGGVAAGAGVAALAGQFIGSANDAESSRAMVGKLTPAKAAPPIPADADFAKLGTPPFITPNKDFYRIDTALVVPQVRAEDWSLRVHGMVDREVTFDYTEIRNRPLVEQTVTMTCVSNEVGGPYISTANFVGVWLRDLLDEAGVQPGAQQLFATSSDGWTCGSPVEAALDPKRGAMLAIGMNGEPLPLEHGFPARIVIPGLYGYVSGTKWVADLELTTWQARRGYWLDRGWGEQGPIKTMSRIDSPQGFQSLPAGKVTVSGIAWAQTTGIEKVEVRLDNGPWQAAELSTVFNDNTWRMWHLLADVPKGSHTVAVRATDKLGYTQTEQRASTVPDGATGWHTVVFDAQ